A single region of the Myxococcales bacterium genome encodes:
- a CDS encoding M23 family metallopeptidase, which translates to MMSISPKVLRAALCLCGQVLFQVPIAHGQDTAPWSLESEPSPIELSQILTELEELRISRARTSTEIESLAESEGKIKSTMTRHTHGLVRLKRMGALPLAGGVDALRSHSARLRHLERLVKNDVKQLNHLRARQEDLVISDRVLAERIAKHEHTLANLQYEGGAELHVSAGAMADNLGTWDKSQDSVNDFGIRIHENDTGSASGDAPGGFAQKKGALLPPVENPSQVREAKRTESEGPGLEFVSTTGAIVRAVAAGQVAFADRYGSYGRIVIIDHGERYYTVYGGLGDYAVKVGDSVSERARIGTISSASNPPVLFFELRLGTRTLDAKPWLVGD; encoded by the coding sequence ATGATGTCCATTTCGCCAAAAGTGCTGCGAGCGGCGTTGTGCTTGTGTGGCCAGGTACTGTTTCAGGTGCCCATAGCCCACGGACAAGACACGGCTCCCTGGAGTCTCGAGTCGGAACCCTCGCCGATCGAACTCAGTCAGATTCTCACCGAGCTTGAGGAACTGCGGATAAGTCGGGCGCGCACCTCAACCGAGATCGAGAGCCTTGCCGAGAGCGAAGGGAAAATCAAATCAACCATGACACGGCATACCCATGGCTTGGTGCGCCTCAAACGCATGGGGGCGTTGCCTTTGGCCGGCGGCGTCGATGCACTTAGAAGCCATTCTGCGCGGTTACGGCACCTTGAAAGGCTCGTGAAGAATGATGTCAAACAGCTCAATCACCTGCGGGCACGCCAAGAGGATCTCGTCATCTCAGATCGCGTCTTGGCTGAGCGGATCGCCAAGCATGAACACACCCTCGCCAATCTTCAGTATGAAGGCGGTGCGGAACTGCATGTGTCTGCGGGCGCCATGGCCGACAACTTGGGGACGTGGGACAAGAGTCAGGACTCGGTCAACGATTTCGGCATCAGAATCCATGAAAACGACACCGGATCGGCATCCGGAGATGCGCCAGGTGGATTTGCTCAGAAGAAGGGAGCCTTGCTGCCTCCGGTCGAAAACCCCAGCCAGGTGCGCGAGGCGAAGCGGACCGAAAGCGAGGGGCCGGGGCTCGAGTTTGTCAGCACCACAGGCGCCATCGTGAGAGCGGTGGCCGCAGGCCAAGTGGCGTTTGCAGATCGCTATGGCTCTTACGGTCGCATCGTCATTATTGATCATGGCGAGCGCTATTATACCGTTTACGGCGGACTCGGGGATTATGCCGTCAAGGTCGGGGACAGTGTCTCTGAACGGGCACGCATCGGCACCATAAGCTCGGCGTCGAATCCCCCGGTGCTATTTTTTGAGTTACGTCTGGGGACGCGCACCCTTGATGCCAAGCCTTGGCTTGTGGGAGACTAG